The nucleotide sequence cctttataactttatatgataagCAAGCGGGGCCATCacctgtgtcccatggacacattcccacttatttaaaaaatgtaataaaaaataagggTCACCATACTTTTTTCAAGATGCAGCAGGAACATACATTGTGTATATTGATGGGACTTGACACTACCTACATGTAGTTGTAGCAGTTATCTATCATGTCTACAGAGCTCATGTTGAATCTATGTTTGAGTGACATCTTATTGATATAATCAGAAATTATTAGGATAATAGCGTGCATATTTTAAACTCATGTCTGTTTCCATATCGTATCTTTAATAATTATGACCTGATGATAatatagtaagtaagtaagtcAATTTATTTAGAGTCCGGCATTTTATGTACTAATCAACACAGTCAACATGAGCTCTGTAGATATGATAGATAACTGCTACAACTACATGTAGGTGGAATCAGCACCATATTTTTATTACCCTGTTTGCATTCTGTATCATTCTGTGATGAAATGAATTGGATTATGACAAATTTGAAGTGACAGATTACAAATTTGatacacttaaaaaaaatttggtcctACATGTGTATTGGTATCATATTGTTGTTGTCGTCAGCATAGTCCGAAGACAAGTGGTTTCCAAATAATTACTTTAGtataatataagtaaatagaaattaataaaatttttgCAAAAATGATTAGAAAAACCACATCTACAAATAAACCAACACTGATGAAAGGATCTGATGACCTTGGGCTTATTGGAGTAGATACAAATGTACCTAATATCTTAAAAATACTCATAGACTTCAATAATCAACAATGATCAGTAGTACTAGATTTAGAACTGAGTAAAGCATAGCCAAAATTGTCAGTAGTCttcttatttcatttatttgGAGTTAGTGCTCTTGAATGATGATTTaagaatattttatgtttttgcctgttatcttgaaaattataaaagatagaCAGACACtttgacaataaatgaaaatgaaaatgaaaaataagaagACTCAagcattaatttatttttttatttttcaggacTTAGATTTGCTGTCTAAATgatttaaaacaagaaatggGTTCATCTAGAAATACAAGGAAGAGACAGAAAGTTGGTAGAAATAAACTTGAAGATCTTAAGGACAAAGATAGTAATGATGGAACAGAGGTAAAGACAATTTCATTTACACATAACGACAGCTTAGAAGAAAACTTATCTCAGAATACACAAAGTTATGATGAGGATCTAGACCAGTATGAAGAAAACTATGATTACTATGACAGTTACTGTGGTTATGAGGAAGACTGTGGGGAAACTCAAAGTTTTGGCATGGGTGTTGAACCAGAAACTCTGGAAGTTTTAAAACACATGATCCTTGATTTAATATCTGACACTAGAAAGTCTGAGATGATATCCTGTGATGCTGAACGATATTTGGCATCCATATTAGGCATCTGTGATATAGAACAAAGAAAAGAGTTGATGAAAGTGAGAAATAAGAACCATAACCCACTATCTTTGGCTTGTAAGTTAAAAAATGCTGACTTAGTCAAGTTTTTAGTGGAGCATTGTGATGCTAATGTTGATGGTGAATCACATGACCTGAAGGGCAAGCCTTTGTTTTGTGCAGTAGCAAATGGGGATGAAGATGTTATCCATTATTTACTTGAATGTAATGCTGATGTTGGTATTGACATTGGGAAGAACTGTAATTGTCTAATGCTTGCCATGATGGTATTCCCACCAGAAGTATTTCCAGTATTTGGATATAAACACCCAGAAGATTCTGATAACCAAACTAAGCTAGGTGAGGAGTTAAAGGAGGCAGTGGATAAGGGAATCTGTCATAAAGTGGAGATTGTTAAAATGTTGGTAGATAAAGGGGCTGTGGAGAAATGTTCAGAGAGACAACTTTTTGATATCTTGACTGCTGCTTTTGATGAAacaaaagatttttataaaacctCACTTCAATTTTTGCTTGATAGAGTTCCAGTTGATTTTGGTAATGTTAGGAATATAGAAGGTTTGTCAGTATTTGGATTTGAGATGATTCACAGAGGAAGCTCAATATCAGGTTATCTAGAACCTTATCTAGAGAATATAAACAATGTAAATGATGCTAATCTACTTAGATTTCAGTCGGCCATTGAAAACTGTGATAGCACTGAAGAACATGTTGATTGTGTTTTGGCATCATTTAGTATTGATAAAGATAAGAATGAGATTGTCCAGTGTGAGAAATCAGATGAAAAGTTAGAGGCTAAGTATGTTCACCCCATTCTGTATCTAGCCTCCTCTGGGGACACCATGTTATACCATAAGTGTTTACTGATGCCAGACATACCTCTCCAAGTTAAGATAGAAAGTCTGGAAGTGTTTGGGACATACTGCTGTACTTCTAATTACTTCGCTGATGCTGTGCAATGTTGGAAAGCTGCTGATGAAATAAGGAGACAAAAATGTGTCCGTGTCACCAGAAATAAAATGTACAAGACAACAATAAATGATGCAGAAAGTATGTCAAAATGGGAAACTGAGGAACGTGCACGTGAAGAAGCCCGATCTCAGTTTTTGTCCTCTTTAAATCCAATTATGCCAACATTAATTATAGATCTTCTAGACACTGTGTCAAATTATTTCTCTCATGTAACCAAGAAAACTGTTCAGCTGGTGAAACATATATTTAATGAAGAAGTCAAAAAGGGGGAGGTTCCTGATTTGAGTGACATATCTACCCATTCATCTTTCGGATGGCACCTTGGTAAAAACCAGGCAGGAAAGACAATAGACACACGCTTGGCAATCCTACTTAAAAGTGCTCAGATTCATGAGAGTTTGATCGGTTATGGAGATTTCAGAACATTTTTGGCGTACAAGAATCTAGCTGAAGAACTTGACAAGGAAGATAGAGTTAGACAATTGGCTACATTCATT is from Mytilus galloprovincialis chromosome 6, xbMytGall1.hap1.1, whole genome shotgun sequence and encodes:
- the LOC143080983 gene encoding uncharacterized protein LOC143080983 yields the protein MGSSRNTRKRQKVGRNKLEDLKDKDSNDGTEVKTISFTHNDSLEENLSQNTQSYDEDLDQYEENYDYYDSYCGYEEDCGETQSFGMGVEPETLEVLKHMILDLISDTRKSEMISCDAERYLASILGICDIEQRKELMKVRNKNHNPLSLACKLKNADLVKFLVEHCDANVDGESHDLKGKPLFCAVANGDEDVIHYLLECNADVGIDIGKNCNCLMLAMMVFPPEVFPVFGYKHPEDSDNQTKLGEELKEAVDKGICHKVEIVKMLVDKGAVEKCSERQLFDILTAAFDETKDFYKTSLQFLLDRVPVDFGNVRNIEGLSVFGFEMIHRGSSISGYLEPYLENINNVNDANLLRFQSAIENCDSTEEHVDCVLASFSIDKDKNEIVQCEKSDEKLEAKYVHPILYLASSGDTMLYHKCLLMPDIPLQVKIESLEVFGTYCCTSNYFADAVQCWKAADEIRRQKCVRVTRNKMYKTTINDAESMSKWETEERAREEARSQFLSSLNPIMPTLIIDLLDTVSNYFSHVTKKTVQLVKHIFNEEVKKGEVPDLSDISTHSSFGWHLGKNQAGKTIDTRLAILLKSAQIHESLIGYGDFRTFLAYKNLAEELDKEDRVRQLATFITYSFPYFIQFLPNEEILDKKYFCKWFILKLVDIVTNENHRSLLSFETLMSIWKCFFLECCVTPRSQRKFIEFASLLVMMKIMNKQKKTFEETKRFSKFMRQVIQADLRNLYGQTILHYAVPTLSDDTIDSWMPYLEYKKSSLTNEFSGSLEMIELLLTFGADPNASDDEGMTPLHFCYFLMLKVSEEQGTSNPQDIVKALLEGGAHPDCVDQTNQSAIDNSQDSVVPLCPVANRTLQCLASVSILDNNIGYHEHLPQHLIQFVKLHQRNGEPTYQNFPDHLFGLSPD